The Blastocatellia bacterium genome includes a region encoding these proteins:
- a CDS encoding dTDP-4-dehydrorhamnose 3,5-epimerase family protein, with protein MMIDGVKVKPLRVVPNEQGCLVELLRADDEIYIKFGQLNLNTLYPRVIKAWHYHLKQWTHLLVIRGMVKLVLYDGRDDSPTRGQLDEWFIGDWNQKLVQVPPGVYYGLMCLSQTEALVISVMSEPYNYDDPDEFHLDRQSSAISYVWNQAE; from the coding sequence ATGATGATTGATGGCGTCAAAGTTAAACCGTTACGTGTGGTTCCCAACGAACAAGGATGCCTGGTTGAATTGTTGCGTGCTGATGACGAAATATACATCAAGTTCGGGCAGCTCAACCTGAACACGCTTTATCCGAGGGTCATCAAAGCCTGGCACTATCATCTGAAACAGTGGACCCACTTGCTGGTCATTCGAGGCATGGTCAAACTGGTGCTCTATGATGGCCGCGACGACTCGCCAACGCGCGGTCAACTGGATGAGTGGTTCATCGGCGATTGGAATCAAAAATTGGTGCAAGTGCCGCCAGGCGTCTACTACGGGCTTATGTGCCTGAGCCAGACCGAGGCCCTCGTCATCAGTGTGATGAGCGAGCCATACAACTATGATGACCCCGACGAATTCCACTTGGATCGGCAAAGCAGCGCCATCTCCTACGTGTGGAACCAAGCAGAATGA
- a CDS encoding endonuclease III: MMTSIIERLEAVFGVPRPGPKRNPLDVLIETILSQSTTDINSRRAFLQLKRRFADWQQARRARAQTIADAIRQAGLANIKSVRIKRVLQRIHARCGSLDLDCLRRMPLDDAKAFLTSLEGVGPKTAACVLLFGCRRPVFPADTHILRVAKRLGVVPPACSAARAHELLGQLIPSKKYYSTHINLIRLGRRYCRPRHPRCVACPLLDHCRYAQQASSRLPTEVCA, from the coding sequence ATGATGACATCCATCATTGAGCGTCTGGAGGCTGTCTTCGGCGTGCCTCGCCCTGGCCCGAAGCGAAATCCTTTGGACGTGTTGATCGAAACGATCCTCTCGCAATCCACCACCGACATCAATAGCCGCCGAGCGTTTCTTCAACTGAAGCGGCGATTTGCTGACTGGCAGCAGGCGCGTCGCGCGCGCGCGCAGACCATTGCTGACGCCATTCGACAGGCGGGCCTGGCCAACATCAAATCGGTCCGCATCAAGCGAGTCCTCCAGCGCATCCACGCCCGCTGCGGTTCCCTCGATCTGGACTGCCTGCGTCGAATGCCACTGGATGACGCCAAAGCGTTTCTCACATCGTTGGAAGGCGTCGGTCCGAAGACGGCAGCGTGCGTGCTGCTGTTTGGTTGCCGCCGACCGGTTTTTCCCGCCGACACGCACATCTTGCGGGTCGCCAAGCGACTAGGTGTGGTGCCACCGGCTTGCTCGGCTGCGCGTGCACATGAGTTACTCGGCCAACTCATTCCATCGAAGAAGTACTACTCCACCCACATCAACCTGATCCGCTTGGGCCGGCGCTATTGTCGTCCACGTCACCCCCGGTGCGTGGCCTGTCCATTGTTAGACCACTGTCGCTACGCGCAACAAGCGAGTTCACGGTTACCAACCGAGGTGTGCGCATGA
- the bshA gene encoding N-acetyl-alpha-D-glucosaminyl L-malate synthase BshA, protein MNIGITCYPTYGGSGIVASELGIELGRRGHQVHFICASLPTRLTELSERIHFHEVEIMDYPLFEHVPYDLALATKQLEVALDVKLDILHVHYAIPHSISAFLAREMLKPERYLPIVTTLHGTDITLVGRDRSYLPMTRFGIHQSDGVTAVSEDLRRATCEIFGRCQVEVIPNFIDETFYVRRANMAKRAALAPHDEPLLIHVSNFRPPKRAPDCIEILARVRRHVPARLIMVGDGPDRANAEWLARQRGVADAVHFVGKQPNVPEYLSLADVLLLPSELESFGLAALEAMACEVPVVASRVGGLPEVVDHGETGYLLPVGDVAAMAEAVIHLLQDDSLRQAMGQRARARAIERFSSRKIIPLYEAFYQRVLEQVKPT, encoded by the coding sequence ATGAACATCGGCATCACCTGTTATCCTACCTATGGCGGCAGCGGAATCGTGGCCTCGGAATTAGGCATCGAGCTAGGCCGACGCGGCCATCAGGTGCACTTTATCTGCGCCTCGTTGCCGACGCGCCTCACCGAGTTATCCGAGCGTATCCACTTTCATGAAGTCGAGATCATGGATTATCCGTTGTTCGAGCACGTGCCATACGATCTAGCGTTGGCCACCAAACAACTGGAAGTCGCCTTGGATGTGAAACTGGATATTCTCCATGTGCACTATGCGATTCCTCATTCGATCAGCGCATTTCTTGCTCGCGAGATGCTGAAGCCGGAGCGTTACCTGCCAATTGTCACGACCCTGCACGGGACAGACATCACGCTGGTGGGGCGCGACCGTTCTTACTTGCCGATGACACGCTTCGGCATCCATCAAAGCGATGGCGTTACGGCCGTATCGGAAGACCTGCGCCGCGCCACTTGTGAGATTTTTGGCCGCTGCCAAGTTGAGGTCATTCCCAATTTCATTGACGAAACGTTCTATGTGCGCCGAGCCAATATGGCGAAACGCGCCGCCTTGGCGCCGCATGATGAGCCGTTGTTGATCCATGTCTCGAACTTTCGTCCGCCCAAACGCGCGCCTGATTGTATTGAAATTCTAGCTCGTGTCCGCCGGCACGTGCCGGCGCGGCTCATCATGGTCGGCGATGGACCCGATCGCGCCAATGCCGAATGGCTGGCGCGGCAGCGCGGCGTGGCCGATGCCGTGCACTTCGTCGGCAAGCAACCGAACGTGCCGGAATATCTCTCGCTGGCCGACGTGCTGTTACTGCCGAGCGAACTGGAATCATTTGGGCTGGCAGCGTTGGAGGCGATGGCTTGTGAAGTCCCGGTGGTGGCCAGCCGCGTTGGCGGGCTGCCGGAAGTCGTTGATCACGGCGAGACCGGGTACTTGTTACCGGTCGGCGACGTGGCGGCAATGGCCGAGGCGGTGATTCACCTGTTGCAAGACGATTCATTGCGTCAGGCCATGGGCCAACGCGCTCGCGCCCGCGCCATCGAACGATTCTCCAGCCGGAAGATCATCCCGCTGTACGAGGCTTTCTATCAACGCGTGTTGGAACAGGTCAAGCCGACATGA
- a CDS encoding ABC transporter ATP-binding protein, giving the protein MIEVSNLTKWYGSLLAVNAVSFRVERGEILGYLGPNGAGKSTTVKMLTGILSPSSGTILIDGQDLTTNPLAVKQRMGYVPEAGGLYESLTAYEFLQLVGRLYHLPEPLLEWRAQQLCRLFGLEAFQHERLSGLSKGMKQKVLLSAALIHNPDILFLDEPLSGLDATTMLIIKELLSQLAARGKTIFYCSHVLDVVERICRRVVILDRGRIIADAPVEQLKEVTAQQSLEGVFSQLTEATDASQVARALTEIIAGEAGP; this is encoded by the coding sequence ATGATTGAGGTCTCAAACCTAACAAAGTGGTATGGCAGTCTGCTGGCTGTGAACGCTGTTTCGTTTCGCGTTGAACGGGGAGAAATTCTCGGCTATCTCGGCCCGAACGGGGCAGGCAAAAGCACAACGGTCAAAATGCTGACGGGCATTTTATCGCCATCAAGCGGCACGATCCTGATTGATGGGCAAGACCTGACAACCAATCCGCTCGCTGTTAAGCAGCGCATGGGGTACGTGCCTGAAGCCGGCGGCTTGTACGAAAGTTTGACCGCTTATGAATTCCTTCAACTCGTTGGTCGGCTCTACCACCTGCCGGAGCCACTGCTGGAGTGGAGAGCGCAGCAGTTATGCCGGCTGTTTGGATTGGAGGCATTCCAGCATGAACGCTTGTCGGGACTTTCGAAGGGCATGAAGCAGAAAGTCTTGCTCAGCGCCGCATTGATTCATAATCCAGACATTCTGTTTCTGGATGAACCACTGAGCGGCCTTGATGCTACGACGATGCTCATCATCAAAGAACTGCTCAGTCAACTGGCAGCCCGCGGCAAGACGATCTTTTATTGTTCGCACGTGCTGGACGTGGTTGAACGCATCTGCCGACGCGTCGTCATTCTTGACCGAGGCCGAATCATTGCCGATGCGCCGGTTGAACAATTGAAAGAAGTCACAGCCCAACAATCGCTGGAAGGTGTCTTTAGTCAACTGACCGAAGCAACTGACGCGAGCCAGGTGGCCCGCGCGTTGACCGAGATTATCGCTGGCGAGGCAGGCCCATGA
- a CDS encoding thymidine kinase, producing MNVMKSQQGWIEVVCGAMFSGKSEELIRRLRRAQIARQKVQIFKPAIDARYDQHQIVSHSQMRMEADIVHSAAEIMQRVHEDTDVVGIDEGQFFDSDLVEVCNTLANRGKRVIVAGLDQDYLGQPFEPMPQLLAIAEYITKTLAICVQCGNPANYTQRLVASTDRVLVGASGIYEARCRRCFVPGVAVPKAASESA from the coding sequence ATGAATGTAATGAAAAGTCAGCAGGGGTGGATCGAGGTGGTCTGTGGCGCCATGTTCAGCGGCAAGAGCGAAGAGCTGATCCGGCGTCTACGGCGCGCGCAGATTGCTCGGCAAAAAGTCCAGATTTTCAAGCCAGCCATTGACGCGCGCTACGATCAGCATCAAATCGTCTCACACAGTCAAATGCGCATGGAGGCCGATATTGTCCACTCGGCTGCTGAGATCATGCAGCGCGTCCATGAAGACACGGACGTGGTTGGCATTGACGAAGGCCAATTTTTCGATAGTGATTTGGTCGAGGTGTGCAATACGTTGGCCAATCGTGGCAAGCGCGTCATTGTGGCCGGGCTTGATCAGGACTACTTAGGCCAGCCATTTGAACCCATGCCGCAACTGCTGGCGATCGCCGAATACATCACCAAGACACTGGCTATCTGCGTGCAGTGTGGCAATCCGGCGAACTACACACAACGACTTGTCGCCAGTACCGACCGCGTGTTGGTCGGCGCGAGCGGCATTTATGAAGCGCGTTGCCGGCGTTGTTTCGTGCCCGGCGTCGCTGTGCCAAAAGCGGCCTCAGAATCAGCCTAG
- a CDS encoding LeuA family protein, which produces MNQSALIYDWNAVGGDVARSLDIEFDDETLRDGLQSPSVRNPTIEQKLEILHLMAQLGIEAADVGLPGAGPHVVADVTRLVKEIADARLPIKPNCAARTVRADILPIIEISQATGLALEVAAFIGSSPIRQYVEDWPLDMMLRATEEAVSLAVKNGLSVSYVTEDTTRAHPDTLRRLYKTAIECGAYRVVIADTVGHATPRGAAAVVSFIKRIIAETGEPVKVDWHGHNDRGLGVINAIAAIEAGAQRVHATALGIGERCGNVPMDQLLINLQLMGYIDRDLSKLLNYCQAVSRACGVPIPCNYPALGRDAFRTATGVHAAAVIKAYKKRDAHLANIVYSGVPAHLFGLEQIIEIGPVSGRSNVIYWLAKRGIEPTEERVGRIFDRAKRSTTVLTEEEVLELV; this is translated from the coding sequence ATGAACCAGAGCGCGCTCATCTACGATTGGAATGCTGTCGGTGGCGATGTCGCCCGATCACTGGACATCGAATTTGATGATGAAACGCTGCGCGATGGCCTGCAATCGCCATCCGTTCGCAATCCGACGATTGAGCAGAAACTAGAGATATTGCACCTGATGGCGCAATTGGGCATTGAAGCGGCGGATGTCGGCTTGCCTGGTGCCGGCCCGCACGTGGTGGCCGACGTAACCCGACTGGTCAAAGAAATTGCGGATGCGCGATTGCCAATCAAACCCAACTGCGCGGCCCGCACGGTGCGCGCTGACATTCTACCCATCATTGAAATTTCTCAAGCAACGGGTCTGGCGCTGGAGGTCGCAGCCTTCATCGGTTCCAGTCCGATTCGTCAGTATGTGGAAGATTGGCCGCTGGACATGATGCTGCGGGCGACAGAAGAAGCTGTCTCGCTAGCCGTCAAAAATGGGCTTTCTGTTTCCTACGTGACCGAAGATACCACGCGGGCCCATCCCGATACGTTGCGCCGATTGTACAAGACGGCGATTGAATGCGGCGCCTATCGCGTGGTGATTGCTGATACGGTTGGGCACGCCACGCCGCGCGGCGCGGCAGCCGTAGTGTCATTCATCAAGCGCATCATCGCCGAAACGGGCGAGCCGGTCAAAGTGGATTGGCATGGTCACAATGATCGCGGGTTGGGCGTGATCAATGCCATTGCCGCTATTGAAGCTGGCGCTCAGCGCGTTCATGCCACTGCCTTAGGCATTGGCGAGCGTTGCGGCAATGTGCCGATGGACCAATTGCTCATCAACCTGCAATTGATGGGGTACATTGATCGTGACTTATCCAAGCTATTGAACTACTGCCAGGCCGTGTCGCGCGCCTGCGGTGTGCCAATTCCCTGTAACTATCCGGCGCTGGGGCGCGACGCGTTTCGCACGGCCACTGGCGTCCATGCCGCCGCTGTGATCAAAGCCTACAAGAAACGTGACGCACATCTGGCCAACATCGTTTATTCGGGCGTGCCGGCTCACTTGTTTGGCCTGGAGCAGATCATCGAAATCGGCCCTGTCAGCGGACGATCTAATGTGATCTACTGGCTGGCCAAACGCGGCATTGAACCGACCGAGGAGCGCGTCGGACGCATCTTCGATCGCGCCAAGCGATCCACGACCGTGTTGACAGAAGAAGAAGTCCTCGAACTTGTATAG
- a CDS encoding M20/M25/M40 family metallo-hydrolase produces MKNAPDSALLTSASADHRLIQRAFAMIDATAEQVTQEQITICEIPAPPFGEQRRAAYFEQRFRQLGLSAVHQDAAGNVIGVWPGVAERPIVVVSAHLDTVFAAEVDTRVEQRNGRLYAPGIGDNACGLAALLALIHVMQQSEMLVNGRVVFLATVGEEGEGNLRGVRHFFSHSLWAGRVDAFVSLDGHGVERIVHQALGSRRYRVTFTGPGGHSWSDFGLVNPIHALSSAVRELVKYPLPQQPRTSLNVGRICGGQSVNAIPQSATMDVDARSTSQDELERIELFLHATVEAAAQQENQRCAGTGTCLQTMIERLGERPTGQTPVESHLVQAAVRATRAIGIEPTFECASTDSNLPISLGIPAITLGAGGNGGQSHTLDEWYDPTDRELGIKRALLLLMELVGRQS; encoded by the coding sequence TTGAAGAACGCACCTGATTCGGCCTTGCTCACATCTGCCTCTGCCGATCATCGGCTGATTCAACGCGCTTTCGCAATGATTGACGCGACGGCCGAGCAGGTGACGCAAGAGCAGATCACGATTTGTGAGATTCCGGCGCCGCCGTTTGGCGAGCAGCGGCGCGCTGCCTATTTTGAGCAACGATTTCGCCAACTGGGACTGAGCGCCGTTCATCAGGATGCGGCTGGCAACGTCATCGGGGTGTGGCCAGGCGTTGCCGAGCGCCCCATAGTGGTCGTCTCGGCTCATCTGGATACCGTGTTTGCAGCAGAGGTGGACACGCGCGTCGAACAGCGCAACGGTCGGCTATACGCGCCGGGCATCGGCGACAATGCCTGTGGGCTAGCCGCGCTCCTGGCGCTGATTCACGTGATGCAACAGAGCGAAATGCTCGTCAACGGCAGGGTCGTCTTTCTGGCCACCGTCGGGGAGGAAGGCGAAGGCAATCTGCGTGGCGTGCGTCACTTCTTTAGCCACAGCCTATGGGCTGGGCGCGTTGATGCGTTTGTCTCACTGGACGGTCATGGCGTCGAACGGATTGTCCATCAAGCGCTCGGCTCACGCCGGTATCGGGTGACATTCACCGGGCCGGGCGGACATAGCTGGAGCGATTTTGGACTGGTCAATCCCATCCACGCGCTCTCCAGCGCCGTGCGTGAATTGGTCAAATATCCGCTGCCTCAACAACCGCGCACGAGTCTCAACGTGGGTCGCATCTGCGGCGGCCAATCAGTCAATGCGATTCCGCAATCGGCAACTATGGACGTGGACGCTCGCTCAACCTCGCAAGATGAACTGGAGCGTATCGAGCTGTTTTTACACGCCACCGTTGAAGCGGCGGCGCAGCAAGAAAATCAGCGGTGCGCCGGCACGGGCACGTGCCTGCAAACGATGATTGAGCGGCTCGGTGAACGTCCAACCGGCCAGACACCTGTGGAGTCCCATCTTGTCCAGGCAGCCGTACGAGCAACGCGAGCGATTGGTATTGAACCGACCTTCGAGTGCGCTTCGACCGATAGTAATTTGCCAATCTCATTGGGTATTCCGGCGATCACGCTCGGCGCCGGCGGCAACGGTGGCCAGTCGCATACGCTCGATGAATGGTATGATCCGACTGACCGTGAGCTGGGAATCAAACGCGCGCTGCTCTTGTTGATGGAGCTGGTCGGACGGCAAAGTTGA
- a CDS encoding sigma-54 dependent transcriptional regulator — protein sequence MPRILVVDDEPQIGQMLTRVLETEGFQVTAASNGQQALQLIQLAEYDLVIADWKMPVMSGLSLLQRVRVMQPRLPVMIITGFASIDSAVEAMKLGACDYLCKPFGRDELLKRVHSILQKRSVNQLDEHCAGAVHQRIGLESVIGVSQELADVLSKVKQVAPTESTVLVTGETGVGKDLIARLIHQLSRRADKPFVSINCAAFPEQLLESELFGHVKGAFTGATADRIGLIQEAHGGTFFLDEIGAMPLGVQAKLLRVLEDHTIRRLGENQTITADVRIIAATNHDLLRAIAQRHFREDLYYRLNVVSIHVPPLRARRSDIPLLAEFFLQRYSRRDGKPIRGIEPEALRVLLAYDYPGNVRELKHIIEQAVAVCTDPLITVSALPLRVRELAWQKLALGQAPAEHQTNSASIPRLEVLAARERALIQDAINRHRGNLDQAARELGISRVTLWRRMKKFNLSAR from the coding sequence ATGCCGCGCATTCTGGTCGTTGATGATGAACCGCAGATTGGGCAGATGCTGACTCGTGTGCTGGAAACAGAAGGGTTTCAGGTCACGGCAGCGTCCAATGGACAACAAGCGCTACAACTCATCCAGCTCGCTGAATACGATTTGGTCATTGCTGACTGGAAAATGCCCGTCATGTCGGGTCTCAGCCTGCTGCAACGTGTGCGCGTGATGCAGCCTCGCTTGCCCGTCATGATTATCACAGGCTTTGCTTCTATTGATTCAGCCGTCGAAGCCATGAAGCTCGGCGCTTGTGATTACCTATGCAAGCCGTTTGGTCGCGACGAGCTACTCAAGCGGGTGCACTCCATTTTGCAAAAGCGCTCCGTGAATCAGCTCGATGAGCATTGCGCCGGCGCCGTTCACCAGCGAATCGGGTTGGAGTCGGTTATTGGGGTCTCGCAGGAGCTAGCCGATGTATTAAGCAAAGTCAAGCAGGTGGCGCCCACTGAGAGCACCGTGTTGGTCACGGGTGAAACCGGCGTTGGAAAAGACCTCATCGCGCGGCTGATACATCAATTGAGCCGCCGCGCCGACAAACCGTTCGTTTCTATCAACTGCGCTGCCTTCCCCGAACAATTGCTGGAAAGCGAGTTGTTCGGTCACGTCAAGGGTGCATTCACCGGAGCCACGGCAGATCGCATCGGATTGATTCAGGAAGCGCATGGCGGCACATTCTTCCTGGATGAAATTGGCGCGATGCCGCTCGGCGTGCAGGCCAAGCTACTGCGCGTGCTCGAAGATCACACAATTCGCCGGTTGGGAGAGAATCAAACGATCACAGCCGACGTGCGCATCATTGCGGCGACCAACCACGACCTGCTGCGGGCTATTGCTCAGCGTCACTTTCGTGAAGACCTTTACTACCGGCTCAATGTTGTCTCGATTCATGTGCCGCCGCTGCGAGCCCGGCGCAGCGACATTCCACTGCTGGCCGAATTCTTTTTGCAGCGGTACAGCCGGCGCGACGGTAAACCGATTCGCGGAATTGAGCCGGAGGCGTTGCGGGTTTTGTTAGCCTATGACTATCCGGGGAACGTCCGCGAGTTGAAGCACATCATTGAGCAGGCGGTGGCCGTATGTACAGATCCCCTCATCACCGTCAGCGCATTGCCGTTGCGTGTGCGCGAGCTGGCCTGGCAGAAACTGGCGCTTGGGCAAGCGCCGGCGGAGCACCAAACCAACAGTGCTTCCATCCCACGACTTGAAGTCTTAGCGGCCAGAGAGCGGGCACTCATCCAGGACGCGATCAACCGTCATCGCGGCAACCTGGATCAGGCTGCTCGCGAGCTGGGTATCAGTCGCGTCACATTATGGCGTCGGATGAAAAAGTTTAACCTCTCCGCCCGATAG
- the leuB gene encoding 3-isopropylmalate dehydrogenase, with protein MELNIVVLPGDGIGPEVVAQAVNVLKVVAAKFGHTLCLQEHAVGGASLEQNGTPLTEATLQACRQAQAVLLGAVGAPQYDNNPPLLKPERALLMLRRELGTFANLRPAMLHPALLDASSLKPEIVHGTDVLIVRELTGGLYYGEPRGINHHEAFNTMRYTRLEIERIAHIAFHAARRRRGKVTSVDKANALECSRLWRQVVSEVAQAYPDVELEHMYVDNCAMQLITRPRHFDVILTENLFGDILSDEAAMLTGSIGLLPSASLGDGVGLYEPVHGSAPDIAGQDKANPLATIASAAMMLRYTFHLEQEARAIEQAITAVLERGYRTADLYRGDGLLVGTQQMGERVCQSIAAAERQAD; from the coding sequence ATGGAATTGAACATTGTCGTGTTGCCCGGTGACGGGATTGGCCCAGAAGTTGTGGCACAGGCCGTCAATGTGTTGAAGGTTGTAGCTGCTAAGTTTGGTCATACGTTGTGTCTGCAGGAGCATGCGGTCGGCGGCGCCTCATTAGAACAAAATGGCACGCCACTGACGGAGGCTACGTTGCAAGCTTGCCGGCAAGCGCAGGCTGTGTTGCTGGGCGCTGTCGGGGCTCCTCAGTATGACAACAATCCGCCCTTGTTGAAGCCGGAGCGAGCCTTGTTGATGCTCCGGCGCGAGCTTGGCACGTTTGCCAATCTGCGGCCAGCCATGCTGCATCCGGCGCTGCTGGATGCTTCTTCGCTCAAACCGGAGATTGTTCACGGCACCGATGTGCTGATTGTGCGTGAACTGACCGGCGGTCTCTACTACGGCGAGCCGCGCGGGATCAATCACCACGAAGCCTTCAACACCATGCGCTACACTCGACTGGAAATCGAACGCATCGCGCACATCGCTTTTCATGCAGCTCGACGGCGGCGTGGCAAAGTGACTTCAGTAGACAAAGCCAATGCGCTTGAGTGTTCAAGGCTATGGCGTCAGGTGGTTAGCGAGGTAGCGCAGGCGTATCCCGACGTTGAGCTGGAGCACATGTACGTGGACAATTGCGCGATGCAACTGATCACACGCCCGCGTCATTTCGATGTCATTTTGACGGAGAATCTGTTTGGCGATATTCTGAGCGATGAGGCGGCGATGCTGACGGGTTCGATCGGTTTGCTACCTTCGGCCAGTCTTGGTGATGGTGTTGGGTTGTATGAGCCTGTGCATGGCTCAGCCCCGGATATTGCCGGACAAGACAAGGCCAATCCGCTGGCCACGATTGCTTCGGCGGCGATGATGCTTCGGTACACGTTCCATCTGGAGCAGGAAGCGCGAGCCATCGAACAAGCGATAACGGCGGTGCTGGAGCGCGGTTACCGGACGGCTGACTTGTATCGCGGCGATGGCCTACTGGTCGGAACACAGCAGATGGGTGAGCGCGTCTGCCAGTCCATTGCTGCTGCTGAGCGCCAAGCCGATTGA
- a CDS encoding LysR family transcriptional regulator, with protein MEFSQLEALITIAQEQSFSRAAEQMARTQPAISIAIKKLEEEIGVALLDRSRKAVALTDAGEVLFEYAQKIVNLRAEAINAIKELQQLHHGKVIIGANESTSLYLLPRIILAYRQQYPGVKLEVFRTFSEQLPRLVKEHRLDFALQAYDPQDSQLATFPILEDELVLIMHPQHRLAKKRKVSVRELGDESFLAHNVKSPARDKVVQFFRDHRVPLNISIELATIETIKRFVAMGMGLAIVPRLCVEEEIRNKQLVTVPVQGLHIRRTLRVIYLRDRVLSQAAAAFLKLIKSYNHQADWFAP; from the coding sequence ATGGAATTCTCTCAACTTGAGGCGCTCATCACCATTGCCCAAGAACAGAGTTTTTCGCGGGCGGCTGAGCAGATGGCGCGCACGCAGCCGGCCATCAGTATCGCCATCAAAAAACTCGAAGAGGAAATAGGGGTCGCGCTATTGGATCGCTCGCGCAAAGCCGTCGCCTTGACGGACGCAGGCGAAGTCTTGTTCGAGTATGCGCAGAAAATCGTCAATCTGCGCGCCGAAGCAATCAATGCCATCAAGGAGCTCCAACAGCTTCATCACGGCAAAGTCATCATTGGGGCCAATGAAAGTACCAGCTTGTATCTGCTGCCTCGGATCATTCTGGCCTACCGACAGCAATATCCGGGCGTGAAGCTTGAGGTGTTTCGCACGTTCTCCGAACAGTTGCCCCGCTTAGTGAAAGAGCACCGGCTTGATTTTGCTTTGCAAGCGTATGATCCGCAGGATAGTCAGCTTGCCACCTTTCCGATCTTAGAAGACGAGCTGGTGTTGATCATGCATCCGCAGCACCGATTGGCCAAGAAGCGCAAAGTGAGTGTTCGGGAATTAGGCGATGAAAGTTTCTTGGCGCACAACGTCAAATCGCCGGCGCGCGACAAAGTGGTGCAATTTTTCCGCGATCACCGCGTGCCGCTCAATATCAGTATCGAGCTGGCCACGATTGAAACCATCAAGCGGTTTGTGGCGATGGGGATGGGGCTGGCGATTGTGCCGCGCTTGTGTGTGGAGGAAGAGATTCGCAACAAGCAACTGGTCACCGTGCCTGTCCAGGGGTTACACATTCGCCGGACGCTGCGGGTCATCTATTTGCGTGACCGCGTGCTGTCGCAGGCAGCGGCTGCATTTTTGAAACTGATCAAGTCGTACAATCACCAGGCCGACTGGTTTGCGCCATGA